One genomic region from Chitinivibrionia bacterium encodes:
- a CDS encoding Na/Pi cotransporter family protein, with translation MVNDFLLEMIFKVIGGIGIFLLGMRHLSEGLQTIAGNRLRKMISMATPNRFMAVGMGTLVTCIIQSSTATTVMTVGFVNAGLVSLYQAIGIIMGANIGTTLTGWMLAINIDMYGLLLMGISAFVYIFSKNEKIKYTAMVAMGIGMIFTGLWLMKDGFRPIRSIPEYIEWFSRFSADTYFGLLKCVLVGCLLTLIVQSSTATIGITMGLAASGVIPFETAAALVVGENLGTVFTAYLASIGTTTNGKRAALAHISFNVIGVIWITTIFGVYLQFIRFIIGNDPNTMVMVNDYATYPYILAAIAAVHTVYNVMNTALFLPFTRIWAKILEKTVKDKPTKDQPKCTHLDKYMLNTPTVAIAQSWKEIANMGEDDQKMFDMLKTALSSDEIEEKFVNKVFKKEDKLDKMQTEITAFLTQLLSSGECPPTVSEHAQKQIRLADEFETISDYITMQLKLYLRINNDEIKMPAIMREELLGLHDAVFEFFNTVNHAYREKNTKIVSGAYDMGEAITQRIRELRGKHIARLAEAPTPPLISTTYPDMLVGYRRIKEHIVNIAEVMVGKGGYAGKITQG, from the coding sequence ATGGTTAACGATTTTCTTTTGGAGATGATATTTAAAGTTATAGGCGGTATCGGGATATTCTTGCTCGGTATGCGACACTTATCCGAGGGCTTGCAGACTATCGCGGGAAATCGCCTGCGCAAAATGATAAGTATGGCAACTCCAAACCGTTTTATGGCGGTCGGAATGGGAACGCTCGTCACTTGTATTATCCAATCATCGACGGCAACCACGGTAATGACCGTCGGGTTTGTTAACGCGGGACTTGTATCTCTGTATCAGGCAATCGGAATTATTATGGGCGCAAACATCGGCACAACGCTTACCGGTTGGATGCTCGCAATAAACATAGATATGTACGGGCTTCTCTTAATGGGAATTTCCGCGTTCGTTTATATTTTCTCCAAAAACGAAAAAATCAAATACACCGCTATGGTGGCAATGGGTATAGGTATGATATTTACCGGACTTTGGCTTATGAAAGACGGCTTCAGACCCATACGCAGTATTCCCGAGTATATAGAATGGTTCTCCCGTTTCTCTGCGGACACCTACTTCGGTTTGTTGAAATGCGTTCTCGTAGGATGCCTCCTTACGCTCATTGTGCAGTCGTCAACCGCAACCATAGGTATAACGATGGGACTTGCGGCGTCGGGCGTAATTCCGTTTGAAACCGCCGCCGCGCTCGTGGTCGGCGAAAACCTCGGCACTGTTTTTACGGCATACTTGGCTTCGATAGGAACAACCACCAACGGAAAACGGGCGGCTCTCGCGCACATATCCTTTAATGTTATAGGGGTGATATGGATTACGACAATATTCGGCGTATATTTGCAATTTATACGTTTTATTATCGGAAACGACCCGAATACAATGGTAATGGTAAACGATTACGCAACCTATCCGTATATACTTGCCGCAATAGCCGCTGTTCATACTGTGTATAACGTTATGAACACAGCCCTTTTCCTGCCGTTTACAAGAATATGGGCAAAAATTCTCGAAAAAACAGTAAAGGACAAGCCGACCAAAGATCAGCCGAAATGCACGCATTTGGACAAATATATGCTCAATACGCCAACGGTTGCCATAGCGCAATCGTGGAAAGAAATCGCCAATATGGGCGAAGACGACCAAAAAATGTTCGATATGCTTAAAACCGCGCTGTCTTCCGACGAAATTGAGGAAAAATTCGTGAACAAAGTCTTCAAAAAAGAAGACAAACTCGACAAAATGCAGACGGAAATAACCGCGTTTTTAACTCAACTTCTGTCAAGCGGAGAGTGTCCGCCGACCGTCAGCGAACACGCGCAAAAACAAATACGCCTCGCCGACGAGTTCGAGACAATAAGCGACTACATAACAATGCAATTAAAACTCTACCTGCGCATAAATAACGACGAAATAAAGATGCCCGCAATAATGCGCGAAGAACTTCTCGGATTGCACGACGCCGTGTTTGAATTCTTTAACACGGTTAATCACGCCTATCGCGAAAAGAACACAAAAATAGTCAGCGGCGCCTACGATATGGGCGAAGCGATAACCCAAAGAATTCGCGAACTGCGCGGCAAACACATAGCGCGCTTAGCCGAAGCGCCCACTCCCCCGCTGATAAGCACGACGTATCCCGATATGCTTGTGGGCTATCGTCGGATAAAAGAGCATATTGTGAATATCGCGGAAGTTATGGTAGGTAAAGGCGGGTATGCGGGGAAGATAACGCAGGGGTAG